The Hypomesus transpacificus isolate Combined female chromosome 2, fHypTra1, whole genome shotgun sequence genome window below encodes:
- the LOC124478744 gene encoding serum amyloid P-component-like isoform X1, with translation MKKLILTLLMFSSGYSEPRDLSGKVFTFPLETNTAHVRLTTSKETFTSMTVCFRFFTDLSRNHALFSMATRSSDNAFLVFKSAADGRILHYVQNKEARFDGLGLFSNIWQPFCSTWASDSGLVQLWLNGKPSSRKFTESAPLEGTPIVVLGQEQDSHGSGFAADQSFVGMISNVHMWDYVLSHCEIQQFSSEMSFTPGNVINWRALEYQVSGKVLVEDKHQSCSN, from the exons ACCTATCAGGTAAAGTGTTCACTTTTCCTCTGGAGACCAACACTGCACACGTGAGACTGACAACGTCCAAAGAGACTTTCACCTCCATGACCGTGTGTTTCAG GTTCTTCACAGACCTTTCCCGGAACCATGCCCTCTTCTCCATGGCCACGCGCTCCAGCGACAATGCCTTCCTGGTCTTCAAGAGTGCAGCTGATGGCCGGATCCTTCACTATGTCCAGAACAAAGAGGCCCGGTTTGACGGGCTTGGCTTATTCTCCAACATCTGGCAACCATTCTGCTCCACCTGGGCCTCTGACAGCGGGCTGGTCCAGCTGTGGTTGAATGGCAAGCCGAGCTCCCGCAAGTTCACAGAGTCAGCTCCACTCGAAGGGACTCCCATAGTGGTCTTGGGACAG GAGCAGGATTCCCATGGCAGTGGTTTTGCAGCCGACCAGTCTTTCGTGGGGATGATTTCCAACGTTCACATGTGGGACTACGTCCTCTCGCACTGTGAGATTCAACAATTTTCCAGCGAAATGAGCTTCACCCCTGGGAACGTGATCAACTGGAGAGCCTTGGAGTACCAGGTGTCTGGGAAGGTTCTGGTGGAGGACAAACACCAGAGCTGTTCCAATTAA
- the LOC124478744 gene encoding serum amyloid P-component-like isoform X2: MKKLILTLLMFSSGYSEPRDLSGKVFTFPLETNTAHVRLTTSKETFTSMTVCFRFFTDLSRNHALFSMATRSSDNAFLVFKSAADGRILHYVQNKEARFDGLGLFSNIWQPFCSTWASDSGLVQLWLNGKPSSRKFTESAPLEGTPIVVLGQYHLLGAGFPWQWFCSRPVFRGDDFQRSHVGLRPLAL; the protein is encoded by the exons ACCTATCAGGTAAAGTGTTCACTTTTCCTCTGGAGACCAACACTGCACACGTGAGACTGACAACGTCCAAAGAGACTTTCACCTCCATGACCGTGTGTTTCAG GTTCTTCACAGACCTTTCCCGGAACCATGCCCTCTTCTCCATGGCCACGCGCTCCAGCGACAATGCCTTCCTGGTCTTCAAGAGTGCAGCTGATGGCCGGATCCTTCACTATGTCCAGAACAAAGAGGCCCGGTTTGACGGGCTTGGCTTATTCTCCAACATCTGGCAACCATTCTGCTCCACCTGGGCCTCTGACAGCGGGCTGGTCCAGCTGTGGTTGAATGGCAAGCCGAGCTCCCGCAAGTTCACAGAGTCAGCTCCACTCGAAGGGACTCCCATAGTGGTCTTGGGACAG TACCACCTCTTAGGAGCAGGATTCCCATGGCAGTGGTTTTGCAGCCGACCAGTCTTTCGTGGGGATGATTTCCAACGTTCACATGTGGGACTACGTCCTCTCGCACTGTGA